The bacterium genomic interval TCCATGATCTCCGGCTGCCGATCTCGATCCCGGAGGGAGCGGAAGGCTGGCGCTGTCATTTCGGTCGAGACAGAGCGCCCGCTAGGTTTTGGGTGTGACCGAGCTCAGCGCAACCGGAGGAGCGCTGATGCCGCCGGTATAGCCGTCATTTCCGAGCCGCCGAGCCGTATCGGCGCCGAGGCCGGCCAAGCCCGAGAATGCGCGTAGCAGGCTGTCTTCCCAGATGAAGTCCGGAACCGCCGGGCCAAGCGCTCCGTTCTGGATCAATCGTACGCCGCGGGCACGGGCCCTGAAGCCGACTCGCTGCGGTTCGAAGCACTCGAGGTTCTCGAGCCAGCCGATCCAGAGACCGCCGTCGGCCGCGGCCAGGAGATCGTCCGCCGATTCCGTTCCGGGCATCAAGAACAAGTTCTCGGCTCGAGCGTTGTTGCCCCCGATCGCATGGGCCGTGGGTGGCAGCCCCAGCACCGCCGCCTGCCTTTGATCCAGGGTAGGCGTCTTGGGCGCGCCTTTTGCGATCAGGTCCACCGGATGTTTGGCCGTGCCTTCGAGGTCGAACGGAAAGGGAAGCCCGGCCGGTTCGGTGCCGTCGTCCTTCAGGTTGAGCTGGCGGTCAAAGACCTGGACGTTGATGTGCTCCCGCAAGAAGCTGGTGCCGTCGTAGTACGACATGGCTGAAAACGAGGTCTGGTTCAAGAGATCGACCAGCTCGATCGTCGTGGTCGGCGACAGCAACGCCGGCAGTGGCCCCGCGGGCAACTCGGTCGGCGCTCCGGTCGCGTGCCGCCTTTGCGCGCGCTCGATCAGCGCCTCGGCTTCGAGGGTGCGGAAGCTGCGCGAGGCATCCAGGCTGCGCCCCGCGCCGGGTCTACGACCGGTATGGACCTCCATGCCGATCGCCGTCGCCTCCGCCGTGCGCCGGACCTTGCGGCTGTTGAAGACCAGCACTCGAGCGTGAGTCCAGGTGACCTGGAGGTTCTGGCGCCGGGCAGGGAGCTCCAATAACCAGGATCGCATTCGTTTCGGGCTCATGCCCGCAATCTCGGGATCCAGCAGCGGACCTTTGTCTGGAAGCTTGGTGAGATCGGCCGGAAGGTGAGGCAGCCCCGATAGGGGCTCGCGCACCCGAGCCTGTCCCATCGCGAAACGAACCGCGTCCGACAGCTGCCCGATCTCGGCGGCTCCGGTGCGGAAGCTCCCGACTCTGCCGAGGTCGAGCACGCGCACCAACACGGTGCGCTCGGGTCGGACCTTGAGCTCGACCCGCCTGTTCTGCCGCCTGGCGGCCCCGCGTCGCACTTCCAGCCAGACGACCTCGGTCTCGTCGGCTGGAGAGTGGTCGAGGACCGTTTCGATTCTTTCGGCGATGTCCTCGACCTCGAGGAGGGGGGTGGCCGGTTCCTCAGGAGGTAGCTCAGCCGGCCGCTCGGCGGGCTTTGACTGGGATCTCGATCTCGATCGCCTCCGTCTACGCGGCATGTTCGGCTCCATTGGTGGTCAAAGTGGTGAGAGCCGCGTTTCCCTCACGGCTCGAGAGTACGGATCGGGTCAAGCGCCGCGAGAGGTTCGCGGTGCTCCGTGTCCTTGTGCGGATGTAGTTGTCGCTGGTGCCGTGCCAGACGCCCTGCGTTTCTCTCTCCCAGAGCACCTCGGAGAGAGAGCCCAGCTGGCTGTCGACGAAAGCGCGCTCGCCTTGCGCGGCAACGGCCAGAAGCTGTCGAACCCTTTCCTTCTTCGCCGCGGCGTCAATCTGCCCCGCTAGGCCGGCGGCTTCGGTACCCGGCCGGATCGAGTAGGGAAAGACGTGAACTCGGGCGAAGTTCAGGTCGCGAACAAAGGCCAGGCTTTCCTGGAACTCGGCGTCACTTTCCCCGGGGAATCCCACGATCACGTCGGTGGTGATGGCGATACCGGGGACTCGTTTTCGCAGCAGAGCAACGAGGTCGGCGAACTCTCCGGCACCGTAGGGGCGTCGCATGCGCTCGAGCGTGGCGGAACTGCCACTTTGAAGTGACAAATGGATGTGGCGGCAGAGGCGCCCCGACTCAAAGACGCCCAGAAGTCTTTGGTCGAACTGCCAAGGTGCGATCGAGGTCAAGCGCAGCCGGCGGGCGGTGGTCTCATCCAGGAGGCGCACGACAAGATCGAAAAGGCCCGTGTCTCGCCACCGATACGAGGAGATCTGTACGCCGGTAAGGATGATCTCGGGATATCCGGCTCTGACCAGCTCGCGCACCTCGGTCACGATATCGGCGGGAGGGCGGCTTCGCTGGCGCCCGCGGGTCGTCGGGATGATGCAAAAGGAGCAGCGCACATTGCAGCCGTCTTCGATCTTGACGAGGGCTCGCGAGTTGCCGAACTCGACCGCTGCGTAGGGCATATCGGCTTCGTCGGGTCGAGCGATGGCGGTGCGCTCCAACTCGGGGAACGCGCACCGAACCGCCTCTAGAAGCCGCTCCTTGTCATGATTGGGCACGATGAGATCGGCGCCGGTAGCCGCGCGCGCCCGGATCTCGTCCTCGGCTACGTAGCACCCGGTCAGGACGGTTCGAATCTCGGGGTTCAGCCGCCGCCCTCTGCGCGCGACCTTTCTCGAGTCGCGCGCCGCGACGTGCGTCACGGTACAGGTATTGACCACGTGCAGATTGGCGGAAGCCAGATCTCGCGTGACGCGGAAACCGGCTTGGCTGAAGTCGCGGGCCAGATGCTCGAGCTCCGCTTGATTCAGCTTGCATCCCAGATTGGTGAAACAAACTTGCATGGGCGCTGGAGAGGATATCGAACCCGGCCGCTCTCCGGCTACGACTTCGGTCGGCCGCATGAATCCGCCTGCGCCGGCCATATAATCGCGGGAGCTGGCCTCGCCCTTGCAGTCGAATCATTTCGGTCGGCAGGTCGGTAGAGGGCGTGAGTTTGCATGCGAAGAAGACACTGTTATTTGTTTCGCTGTGAGTCTGTTTTCGTGGCCGGCGCCGTCCCTGCCTCAGGACGCCGGCGAAAGCGTGTCGATGGGCGCTCGATGATCTTACGCAGAAGTCGTGCTTTTCCGATGGTCTTGATTGCCATTTTGGCTATGCTGGGCCTGACGGCAGAGCCGGATATGGCGTTCGCTCAGACACCGGAGAACGACCCTTTTGTCGCGGATCGGCTGGATATGGTCGAGAGGCAGATTTTCGCGCGCGGCATCGAGGAAGAAAACGTGCTCGAGGCCATGAGAAGCGTACCCCGGCACCTCTTCGTGCCCGAGGAGCTTCGCGACCAGGCCTACGTCGATTTTCCGCAGCGGATCGGGTCGGGCCAGACGATCTCGCAGCCTTACATGGTCGCTCTGATGACCGCCCTCTTGAACCTGGAAGGCGGCGAGAAGGTTCTGGAGATCGGCACCGGCTCCGGGTACCAGGCGGCGGTACTGTCGGAAATGGGGGCGACGGTCTACACGATAGAGATCCGGAAGGAGCTTGCCGAGCAGGCAAGGGGTACGCTCGACCGACTCGAGTACGGAAATATCCACTACCGAGTCGGTGACGGCTATCAGGGTTGGCCGGAGGCAGCTCCGTTCGATGCCATCGTCGTCACCGCGGCGCCGCCCGAGATTCCGCAGAAACTGGTCGAGCAGCTCGAGGTGGGCGGCCGGCTGGTCATTCCCGTCGGCCGGTACTTCCAGGACTTGGTGGTGGTCACGAAGGGCGAGGACGGCGTCAAAAAGCAGCGGGTTGCCGCGGTCCGATTCGTACCGATGGTCACCGACATCGATTGAACGAGCGCTCTTTGGGCAAGGTCCTGGTCATCACCGGCGGAAGTCGGGGCATCGGTGCCGCGACCGCCCGGCTCGCCGGCGAGCGCGGCTATGACGTCTGCATCTCGTACCGGGAACGGCACGAGGCGGCTGCCGGCGTGATCTCGGATCTCGAGGCTTTGGGACGCAGGGCGATTGCGGTTGCCGCGGACGTCGGTGTGGAGTCGGAAGTCGTGGCGCTTTTCGAAAGGGTCGACGCAGAGCTGGGAACCCTCGACGCCCTGGTTAACAACGCTGGGATTCTCGAGACCCAGCAGCGACTCGAGCGGATCTCCGCGGCTCGGCTCGAGCGCGTTTTCGGTACCAACGTCGTGGGCTCGTTTCTGTGCGCGAGGGAAGCGGTGCGGAGAATGTCGACGAACAACGGAGGCAACGGCGGCGCGATTGTCAATGTCTCCTCGATCGCGGCCAAGCTGGGCTCTGCGGGAGAGTACGTCGACTACGCCGCCTCGAAGGGCGCCATCGACACCTTCACCATCGGCCTGGCGGGTGAAGTCGCCACCGAGGGGATTCGCGTCAACGCGGTCCGCCCCGGCTTCACCTACACCGACATTCACGCCTCCGCCGGGGAGCCGGACCGGGTCGAGCGAGTCAAGGAGCTCGTTCCCATGAAACGCGGAGGCCAGCCCGAGGAAGTGGCAAAGGCGATTCTCTGGCTGCTCTCGGACGAGGCGTCCTATTCGACCGGGACTTTCATCGATGTCTCGGGCGGCAAGTAGTGCCCGAAGGCGGCTCGGATCGGGCCCGCTCGGCAGCCGTCTTTGGCGGTATCGACATCTACCTCCTCGACCAGATCCTCCGGGGCCGGATCCGGTCTGGGATGACCGTGTTCGAGGTTGGTTGCAGTGGTGGACGCAACCTCGTCTACCTTCTTCGAGCCGGTTTCGAGGTCTACGGCGTCGACCCGAACGGCGGTGCCATCGAGAGCCTCCGGCTTTTGGCAGGTGAGCTGGCTCCCGATCTTCCCGCCGCGAACTTTCGGCCGGAGGCGATCGAGGAGACGACGTTCCCGCCGCATTTGGCCGACTTCGTCATCAGCTGCGCGGTCTTGCACTTTGCCGGCGATGATCGGGAATTTAGGGAAGCACTGGACGCTAGCTGGAGGATTCTGAAGCCGGGCGGAATCTTCTTCTGCCGGCTGGCCTCGACCATCGGTATGGAGGATCGCTTTCGGCGCCTGGAGGGTCGCCGATTCTCACTGCCCGACGGGAGCGAGCGCTACCTCGTGGATGAGGCGATGCTGTTGGACCTCACCGACCGGCTCGGCGGAGAGCTCTTGGATCCGATCAAGACAACCGTGGTTCAGGACCAGAGATGCATGACCACCTGGGTGGTGCACAAGCGCGCGTGATCGAATCCGCCAGTATCAAGTTTCGCCATGGCCTTCGGCATGGGACGAGAACTCCGACCACCCGGCATGGTCTCTTCAGTTCTCGCGATGTGGCGCATCGGGAAACAGCCGCCCGTTTTCGGGCGGATCGGCGATGTCGCGGCCGGCGGTGGCCTCGGTGGATTGGCGGACGGTCCCTTCGATTCCCGCGGGCGCTTTGAGATCTCGCTTGGTTTGGAGTGTGACCATCATCTCCTCGAGCCGTCGGCCCATGGGCATGAGGCGGCGGTCGTAGGAGCCGACCGCGCGGTTGTAGGCGTTCAATGCGGTGGCCAGGCCGCGCCCCATGTCCGAGAGGTCGGTGCCGAACTTGGCGGCGCGCTCGTAGAGCTCGCGAGCTGCGGCGGCGATGGCCTCGGCGTTTTCAACCATGGAGCTCTGTTGCCAGTAGATCGCGACGGTCCTGAGCAGAGCCACGAGAGTGGTCGGCGTCGCGAGCAGTACCTTCTGGCGAAGCGAATCGACCTGCAGATTGGGATCGCGCTCGAAAGCCGCGGCGAGAAAGGGGTCACCGGGCAGGAACAGGACCACCATGTCGAGGTCGCCCTCCAGGCTCTCGGCGTAGGCCCGGGCCGCGAGCGTCTTGACGTGGTCGCGGACTGCTTTGGCATGGCGATCGAGCGCCGCTTCTCTCGCCTGCGGGGCGGTGGCCTCCTGGGCCTCGAGGTAGGCGTTGAGCGGGGCCTTGGCATCGACCGCGATGCGGCGTCCGCCGGGAAGGCGAACCACCATGTCGGGGCGGCTGCCATCGGAGAGCGTCTCCTGCTCGACGAAGTCGCAATGCTTGCTCATGCCGGCTAGCTCGGCGACGTTTTTCAACGCGACCTCTCCCCAGCGCCCGCGAACCTCCGAGCCGCGCAGAGCCGAGGCCAGCGAGGTGGTTCTCTCCTGCAGGCCTTCAGTGACCAGGGCGAGCTGCCTCATCTGCTGATCGAGGCGCGAGTACGCTTCGGTGCGAGCGCGCTCGAGCTCGACAGTGCGCTGGTCGAGGCGCTGCAAGCTCTCGCCGAGCGGCTTGACCAGGTCCTCGATCGAGCGGCGGCGCTCGTCGAGATCCTTGCCGGATTCCGCTCGAGCCGTTTCGAGCCGCTGGCCGGCGAGCGTCAAGAACTCCTCGATGTTGCTCGTCATGGCGCGGTGAGCGAGCGCTTCGAACGCCTTCTCGAACTCCTGCTTGGCGGCCTCGAAGAGCCGGCCGCGCTCGGTCGCTACGGCCAGCTGACGGTCGAGATCGCGGACGGTCTCCTGGGCAGCATCGAGCTCGCTGTCGAGCTCTCGCCGGCGCTGGGTCTCGGTCTCGGCGGCGGCTTCGGCTACGGCGAGCCTTCCAGCGACCCCTGCGCCGGCGGCGCCGTACTTCCGGCCGAGGTAGTAGCCCAGCAGAACACCCAAACCGGCGCCGATCAGCAGAAGGCCGAGGCCGGGAAGGAGTGGTATCGAAGATGTCATCAAGAATGGTGGAGCAGAAGGGACTTGAACCCTCGACCCCCACGTTGCGAACGTGGTGCTCTCCCAGCTGAGCTACTGCCCCACAGGAAGACGCAGTTTACTACGTTTGGCAACCGGTCCACCGCCTCGATCTCTACGGGAAGCGGCGCTAGGACCGCCAGCAGCGGCTTCGAAAATCAGTCGGGAGGGGACACCAAGGAATGGTGTCCCCGATTGGTGTCCCCGATTTCCGCCTACCACTTCACCTTGGTGCCGCTGTACGGGAGCCTGGCTCTGGGGAAACCGCGCGTCTCGAGCTCCGCGGCGAGCACCTTGCGGGCCGGATCTTCGCCGTGATTCAGGAAGATCCTCTTGGGCTTGCCCGGCAGCGACTCGACCCAGCGCTGAAGCTCGTCGCCATCGCCGTGAGCGGACAGACCGTGAAGGCTCATCACCTCCGCGCGAACGGGCACCGTCTGCCGGTGAATCGCGACTGTCTCGGCACCATTCACCAGCGCGCGGCCACGCGTGCCCCCGGCCTGGTAGCCGACGAAAACGACCGCGGACCTTTCATCCGGGAGCAGTCGTTTCAAGTGGTGGACGACGCGGCCGCCGGTGGCCATGCCGCTCGCCGCGACGATCACCGTGGGTTTGCGACGCCGGTTGAGCGCCTTCGACTGCTCGACGCTCCGGCAGCGGTTGAAGCGGTCGGGACCAAGTCCGCTGATCTCTCGCTCGATGAGCTCGGCCAGCTCTTCGTCGTGCTCCTGCTTGGCCTGACGATAGAGATCCGTCGCCTTGATCGCCATCGGGCTGTCGAGGAAGACGTCCTTGGGATCCAGATCGCCCGACTTGACCAGGCCGGCGAGGTGATAGAGGACCTCCTGAGTGCGACCCAGGGCGAAAGCGGGAATGACGACGGTGCCGCCTCGCTCGAAGACCCGCCTGATCGTCTGTCGGAACTCCTTTGCCGGGTCGGTCCTCTTGTGATCGCGGTCGCCGTAGGTCGACTCCAAAACCAGAGTGTGCGGTGCGTTCGCCGAGGGCTCGGGGTCCTTGAGAATCGGAACACCGTAGCGACCGACGTCGCCCGAGAAGAGCCAGGTGCGATGCTTTCCGTCGGAGCCCTTGGCGCTGATCTCCACCGAGCCGGCGCCGAGCAGATGGCCGGCGCGCGCGTACCTGAAGACGACCCCGGGCGCGACGTCGTACTCGTGTTCGAAGGCGCGGCGCTTCAGAAGCCTGAGGGTCTTGCGAGCGTCGTCGGCCGTGTAGAGCGGCTTGGGTTCCTTGTGCTGGCTGTAGCCCTTCTTGCGGGCGTAGCGAGCCTGCTCCTCCTGCAGATGGCCGGCGTCCTGGAGGATCAGCGAAACCAGCCCTCGACTGGCCTTTGAGCAGTAGATCG includes:
- the mtaB gene encoding tRNA (N(6)-L-threonylcarbamoyladenosine(37)-C(2))-methylthiotransferase MtaB, whose protein sequence is MRPTEVVAGERPGSISSPAPMQVCFTNLGCKLNQAELEHLARDFSQAGFRVTRDLASANLHVVNTCTVTHVAARDSRKVARRGRRLNPEIRTVLTGCYVAEDEIRARAATGADLIVPNHDKERLLEAVRCAFPELERTAIARPDEADMPYAAVEFGNSRALVKIEDGCNVRCSFCIIPTTRGRQRSRPPADIVTEVRELVRAGYPEIILTGVQISSYRWRDTGLFDLVVRLLDETTARRLRLTSIAPWQFDQRLLGVFESGRLCRHIHLSLQSGSSATLERMRRPYGAGEFADLVALLRKRVPGIAITTDVIVGFPGESDAEFQESLAFVRDLNFARVHVFPYSIRPGTEAAGLAGQIDAAAKKERVRQLLAVAAQGERAFVDSQLGSLSEVLWERETQGVWHGTSDNYIRTRTRSTANLSRRLTRSVLSSREGNAALTTLTTNGAEHAA
- a CDS encoding methyltransferase domain-containing protein, coding for MTVFEVGCSGGRNLVYLLRAGFEVYGVDPNGGAIESLRLLAGELAPDLPAANFRPEAIEETTFPPHLADFVISCAVLHFAGDDREFREALDASWRILKPGGIFFCRLASTIGMEDRFRRLEGRRFSLPDGSERYLVDEAMLLDLTDRLGGELLDPIKTTVVQDQRCMTTWVVHKRA
- a CDS encoding SDR family oxidoreductase, whose amino-acid sequence is MGKVLVITGGSRGIGAATARLAGERGYDVCISYRERHEAAAGVISDLEALGRRAIAVAADVGVESEVVALFERVDAELGTLDALVNNAGILETQQRLERISAARLERVFGTNVVGSFLCAREAVRRMSTNNGGNGGAIVNVSSIAAKLGSAGEYVDYAASKGAIDTFTIGLAGEVATEGIRVNAVRPGFTYTDIHASAGEPDRVERVKELVPMKRGGQPEEVAKAILWLLSDEASYSTGTFIDVSGGK
- the rmuC gene encoding DNA recombination protein RmuC, which encodes MTSSIPLLPGLGLLLIGAGLGVLLGYYLGRKYGAAGAGVAGRLAVAEAAAETETQRRRELDSELDAAQETVRDLDRQLAVATERGRLFEAAKQEFEKAFEALAHRAMTSNIEEFLTLAGQRLETARAESGKDLDERRRSIEDLVKPLGESLQRLDQRTVELERARTEAYSRLDQQMRQLALVTEGLQERTTSLASALRGSEVRGRWGEVALKNVAELAGMSKHCDFVEQETLSDGSRPDMVVRLPGGRRIAVDAKAPLNAYLEAQEATAPQAREAALDRHAKAVRDHVKTLAARAYAESLEGDLDMVVLFLPGDPFLAAAFERDPNLQVDSLRQKVLLATPTTLVALLRTVAIYWQQSSMVENAEAIAAAARELYERAAKFGTDLSDMGRGLATALNAYNRAVGSYDRRLMPMGRRLEEMMVTLQTKRDLKAPAGIEGTVRQSTEATAGRDIADPPENGRLFPDAPHREN
- a CDS encoding MBL fold metallo-hydrolase, which produces MSEVIFSGACGTVTGSCTYLRWGKTSVLVDCGLYQGDDELERRNWRKFAFRPHELQAVILTHAHLDHTGLLPRLVAEGFQGPIYCSKASRGLVSLILQDAGHLQEEQARYARKKGYSQHKEPKPLYTADDARKTLRLLKRRAFEHEYDVAPGVVFRYARAGHLLGAGSVEISAKGSDGKHRTWLFSGDVGRYGVPILKDPEPSANAPHTLVLESTYGDRDHKRTDPAKEFRQTIRRVFERGGTVVIPAFALGRTQEVLYHLAGLVKSGDLDPKDVFLDSPMAIKATDLYRQAKQEHDEELAELIEREISGLGPDRFNRCRSVEQSKALNRRRKPTVIVAASGMATGGRVVHHLKRLLPDERSAVVFVGYQAGGTRGRALVNGAETVAIHRQTVPVRAEVMSLHGLSAHGDGDELQRWVESLPGKPKRIFLNHGEDPARKVLAAELETRGFPRARLPYSGTKVKW
- a CDS encoding protein-L-isoaspartate(D-aspartate) O-methyltransferase; the encoded protein is MAFAQTPENDPFVADRLDMVERQIFARGIEEENVLEAMRSVPRHLFVPEELRDQAYVDFPQRIGSGQTISQPYMVALMTALLNLEGGEKVLEIGTGSGYQAAVLSEMGATVYTIEIRKELAEQARGTLDRLEYGNIHYRVGDGYQGWPEAAPFDAIVVTAAPPEIPQKLVEQLEVGGRLVIPVGRYFQDLVVVTKGEDGVKKQRVAAVRFVPMVTDID